CATTAAAAAAATTCCGGCTCGGAAATGATAATGAAGCAGTATTAAGAAAGTTCGACTGTCTGAATCCCGCTTTTCTATTTTGATTAAAAGATATCAGGAATTAAAAATTTGACTGCTTTTTTCAAAAAGCCTCTTGTGTAAACATCATCATCAATAACAGCATTATTCCAAACTACAATATCAAGGTCTATTGTACGCGGGCCGAACTTGTTTTCAGTTCTCTCTCTTTTAAGGCTCTTTTCCACATCTTTAAGAAAGCGTGCAAATGCATCCATAGTCATATC
This portion of the bacterium genome encodes:
- a CDS encoding 2-amino-4-hydroxy-6-hydroxymethyldihydropteridine diphosphokinase translates to DMTMDAFARFLKDVEKSLKRERTENKFGPRTIDLDIVVWNNAVIDDDVYTRGFLKKAVKFLIPDIF